TCGCGTTTGCCATCGTCACCAGGCCCGTCCGGTGGGTCCACGCGGTAGATGCTGCAGATGCCGTGGAGATCTGCCTCAGCTGCAGCCGTAAAGCTCTTGTGGTGCGGCCAAGCCTGAACGCTCTCAAGTAGCGGCGTGGTCTCTTCGTCGCTGCCGTCCTCAGCCTCTTCGCGCGTCGCATTGATGGCCGCATCAAGGAGTACTTGGCTGAAGGGGTCGTCATCTTTGATCCAACCCCCATACTGAACTTGACAGCCACCGTTCATGAGCACTCGCGCCAAACGCACTGCGAGTTCATCGTAGTGGTGAGTGCCGAAACCCAGTTGGCGGCCGTCGGGGGCGGGGCTGGAGGAGATGCCCACTCGCACTGCCGCCGACCTATCGGTGGCATGGGGAATCTTCTCTTGCTGCAGATCGGCAAAGGTGCTAAGCGTGACGCCGTTTTTGTGATCCACTACCGACGTGTAGAACCGCTCCTCTTCGGGCAACAGCTCTCGGCCAGGATGAATGAGCTCAATCGCTTGTCCTTCCTTGGCGAGTTCCTTTAGTTCCCGCATGAGGCGAAGTAGTGAGTGCGATTCGGGTACCCATGTGAGGAAAACTCTTAGGGCACCCTCGCTCTCTTTCAAGGTGACAGCTAGCTGGCGAGCTCGGAGCCGATGTATTTCAAAGAGTAGAGACTCGAGAAGCAGTCGATCAACTATCTCGCTAGCTCGCTGCTGATCCCATGCGGTAACGGGTACGTTGCCCAACTCCGGTAGGGAGGGACTCCAAGTCGTTCCTGGCTCAAGAACGCCGACTAGTGGTTGAACCTTGTATACGATCGAGTGCCCTCCAATCTGATCGACTTGTCGAGGCTCTCGCGCGATGCTCAGTTCTTCGCGACACCAAGGACGCATTGCATACTGTCCTGTCCAAACCGCGATCATGCCAGCGGTGTCAGACGCTGCAGCAGACTTTAGGCGATCTCGCCATGAATAACCCGCCGGCAGGTCCGACTCGTCGTACCACGCCTGAATCTGACCATACTTGTATATTGTGCTTCTCAGTTGCTCCGCGATCCTGACCCCTCCTCGCTTCGCATGACTCACGAAAACACTGATCTCATCGGGCTCGCTGTTACGCGTAGAGGTGTCGGCTGCGCCATTTCCTAGGGTCCGGGCCGCCGCTCGGAGATCGCGGCATAGTACGGACGTAACCTGTCGGCGCAATTCGGCGATCCGCTCGCTTGATCCGTGTCCATGGTCTTTACTCTTGCGCTCGGGGTGGATCCGCAAAAGGTTGATCTTGCCCGTCGCGCCTCCTAGCCGTCCTGCGCTTGGGTGAAGAGCGACTGGCAACAACCGGACCGCGCCACCGTCGCGGAAGCGGGCCATCTGGGTCTCGTCGCTCCAAGGCATGCTCTGCTGTGCGTAGCTCTGCAGTACCTTCCGCCACGAGCTGTCGTTCACCATATGTTCGTCAACAAGTGGTGCAACCACGTTTTTGCCTGCTCAAGCTGAATCCCGTGCGGGCAACTCTGCGAGCGCAAGTGGGCGGACCTAGGGTCGACGCGATAGTAAACCGGTACGCCAAGCCCCTCGGCTAGGATGTCTTTGGTGGGTGCGCGCAGCCAACGCCAAAGCTCAGAAGCAAGCTGCTCAGCTTCCTCGCAGCGCTCGTGCCAAAAGAGGTAGAGGCAGATTGGTGCTGGGCTCCCAAGCCCAGCCGATGATGAGGCGTTTTTCATTCTGCCTCTCGCGCCAAGCGGCTCAATTCCGGTGGCACCGTGCCGCGATGAGCTATGGTGTGGGTAAACATCCCTAGTTCCCGGAACTCCATCGAGAATCCGAACCGGCCGAGAGTGTGCTGCACGGAGGCTCTTGTCGCAGCATGCCTGGGTTGCACGATATGAATGACGCCGCTGTCTTTGAGCGTCCGGGAGGCTTCAGCCAGAGCAGGCTTCGCATCCCACCCCATCAGAGAGAGCGAAAACACAGCCGCATCCAGTGTACTGTCGGGGATAGGCGTAGCAGACATGTCACACGCTGTGATTTGGTCGCTCAGGGAGTGAAAGTCAAAGCCCCTAACGTCGTGCATGGGCAATCGCTTGCCGAGCTCACCCTCGCCTGCTCCGAAGTCTCCGATAGTCCGGTGTTCAGCGGACCTGTAGAACGATGTAATCGAGTCAAGCGGTGAGTCAGACCAAGCTCTGCGCAGTTTGCGGTAGCTGTCGTGGTATCGCTCCCACGTTGCTTCTTCGGTGCGCATCCGCGCGCCCCATCGGTGGTCCCACTGACAAGGATCGTGGACTTGGTCAGCGAAACCAGAGGCCGAGCCTCCGCCAATCGGGATGCCCATTGATGCGTTGAGCTTACCTGGTGTCAGCCGGAGGAGGATCTGCTTAACGCTTCGGATCAAACTCGCGCCTGTGGAGTCATCGAGGACTGAGGTGCGCATTTGGTTGAGCTGCGGCCAGCACGCTTCAAGCTCGCCGAGAGCACGGTGCGCCACCGGCACAACGGGAAACTGAGGGTCAACGCCGCGTCGTGCTAGTGCCCAGTCGAGTTCCTTGCGAACCCATAACGATGGGGAGCGTGGCGACAAGAGGACAACGAAGGAACCTGTAGTCGCTAGGCCCGAGCGAATCGCTTGCTCCCAGTCTGTGTCCTCGCTTAAATCAAGATCAAACCAAACACGGCACCCATGGTCGCGCAGGACTCCCACGAGCGTGGTCGCCAGGTCCTGATCCTGGCGGTGGTAGCAAACAAACGCGTCACTGACCAACGCGCCTGTATTGCAATAGCCTCGGGTAGGTTCAACGATGACGCCGGCCTTTAAATGCTGCGATTCGTCACGCACTCATACCGCAGACGACCTTAAGAGTCTAGCAACGAGCCGTACGTTGTTTGCATCGTTTGACCAGATACCCTTTCGACGAGCCCGCAGCCCGCCCACGCCCTCGGCCCAGACGGTTCAGCTCTCATGAGCGACGGGAGGTGGATATGGATCAAGCATGCGAAACGGAACCCAGACGAACGCGGCGTTGAAAGCGCGTGTCGACGCCCGGCTAGTGGGTCGCTTGGCAAATAAGGTAACGCTCAGTCTGCGTAGGGGCAGCGTCAGCAAGGCGCGTCGCGCAGCCAACGGCATCGCCATTGGCAAGCGACCGCCTTGCCCTGGCGCCTATGCTACTCGCTGAGCGTCACCTTATTTACCAAGCGGCCCACTAGCGTCGCGTGCCTCAAGGGACGCGGCGTGCTGCGGAGAGGGCCTTGAGTTCCCCTATCCTGCGGCGAGATCTGCAGATCGAGAACCTTAGGTGATTGTTCATCACCAAGGATGCCGCGGATCTGAAAGACCGCCTGATCCGCGATCAGCCACCATCGATCTAGTCCAGCTCATCGAAGCCCGAGCTCGCTGTCGAGGACGCCGCGATCGCCGTCTGTCCGCTCGACTTCGAGGAGCAGAGATGGCGGTGATCCCGGTCGATCAGGTGTTCCAAGGAGGTGACACGCGTCGCTAGGTCACGGGCTGCGGCGAACGGCTCGACGCCCGTTTGGCGGTGCGTATTCGTAGCAGCGTTCTGCGAGACCCGAGTTATCGGACGTGCTAGTGTGGGACTATCAGACGCTCGCCAGCGAGGGTCTCAGGGATGGGAATGCAACGCAGCATCTGGATCGCCGCCCTTTTCTAGTCGCGCCCATCGCTCAGGCTCAGACGCCTACTGTGCTGACGGCCCCCTGCGAGGACCTCCCGGAACTGACCTGTGCGATCGGTATTCGAGATCTCGATATCCTCGGCGCTACCTTTGATATCGACTTCACTCAGGAAGGCTACACCACCGCCCACGCCGATGTGGAGTCTCTCGACTGCGAGGAGTCAGGTTTACAAGTCAATTCTGGGGATAGGCGAATAATAATGATCGCCGATGTGCCTGGCGAGTTCATCGAGCAGCTGAGATGGTCGATCAGGGGGGGCTGGCGGAAGGCGCACAGTTCCTGTGCCAGAACGCCACCCGAGGGACGGCGGTGGCGACGCGTGTCCGCGGCCGAGGATGGGTTTGCGTGGAGTGGGGCCTGGTCGTGCCTCGCGGCGAGCGGCGCTCGCCTCGAGGCAACGAGCGACCTGCAAGGCCGCCCGTTACTCCCTGCCCTTAGAACGTAGTGGTGGTCACGTTGGATGTCTCACAACCGCGCAGGTCCACCGCCTGGAACAACAGCGTGCGGCCAGCTGCCGGTGCCGGAATGGCACGGGTGATGGTGACACTGGCGTCGTTGTCGCCGTCCGTGCCAAAGCCGATCAATCGTGCGTTGGCCAAGTCGACCGACGTTGCGCAATTGCCAACGCTGATCGGCGTCGAACCGGCGGCACCACCGAAGTAGAGCAGCACCGCGCCGCCGGCGGTCCCGTTCACGGTGGTGAAATCATTGTCCACGCCGGCCTGGCCCGGGTCCGTCGCCAGCAGCGTGAAGTCTGTCGGCTCCTCACCCGTGCAGCTGGCAAAGCGGAACGAGCACCAGCGCGTGTTCCACTCGAAGCTACCGGTGCTTGCCACGTACTCCTGATGGCTCCAGAAGGTGCATCCGTCGGCGGGGTCAAGACTGGTCGTAGAGTAGTCACCCCAGCGGCCGATACCGCCCGTTTGGACACCCGCCCCCTCGACGCAGGAAACCTCCTGCTGGAGCGTGCCGGCGGGATCGCTGGTCTCGCGTCCAGTCACGTAGACGCTGGGGAAGCTGTCACCGCTAGCGCGCGTGTAGCCGATACCCAGATTGCCGACGGTGTCCAGCGTTGCCGAGCTCATCCAGCGCTCCAACCCGTCGTTGGGTCCGAGGGTGCCTGTGTCGATGATGCTGATCGCATCGTAGTCGTCGACGTCGAGGATCGCCCAGCGTACGCCGGCACGCTCGCCGCCCAGATCCACCGTGTGTGCCAGCACCAGGCGGTGGTCACCACCGATGTTGCTGTGCACGGCGCGATAGGCCGTGAAGAAGGACAGGGTGTCCAAGGCATCGCCACCGCCAGGCGTGGCGACATCGGCCACGTCGTTATCGAACGTGGGCACTGCGACCGATCCAACGCGACGGAAGCTGCCGGCACCGTTCGGGAAGTCTTCGCAGAATTCCCAGAAGCGGTACTCAGTCGGCTCCACCGCCACACTGAACAGGGGGCAGGCGCCACCGGGCGCCCGGCTCAGGTTCTCCGTGTGGCCCGGCATGATGCCGTCTGGGTTACCGAAGCTCAGATTTGAGACGCGCACGAAGTTGACTATCGGCGCACCGGCTCGAATTGCGTCGCGGTCGATCAGGTAGGCCGAGATTTCGAAGCCGATACCGAAGTTGCGTTCGGTCAGCGTATACGCGCTCTGCGTGCCGTCTTCGCTGGCCCATACGGACAGCTTTGGGTAGTCGTTGAAGGTACCAGGGGGCACTACCTGGAATTCGTAGCGGGTCAGGTTACCAAGCGCATCCTCGCCGTCCGTGATGGCGATGCACTCGACGCCGAAGTTCGGCGCCCAGCCCTTGTAGATCCAGCGCCCTTCGTCGTAGAGGACGATGTAATCGCCAGCGCCGGCCGTGCCGCCGTCAACCTCACAGGGACCGCCGAAGCCCTGGAACAGGGCATTGCCGGGCACCAGGGTTTGCGATGTGCCGTCCTTCGCTAGTACCTGGAACAACAGGTTGTTGTACGACACTACCTGGTTCAGTCCAACGTCGCCGTTGGTGTCTGGCGGCTGTACACGAAAGCCATTCAGGCTCTGATTATCGTCACTGCTAGGTCCCTCGAAGCTCGCGCCGAGCGTTGGGGAAAGGGGCGAGATCTCATCGCTGGCGAGGGGGTCCGCACGATCGGCGTCTTGGGCGACGTCGGATGCTTCCTCAGCGGCAGCGAAGCGGTTTTGGATGATGATATCGCTGGCTTCGCTCGCGGTGCCGGTGCGTGCCTGGCGCAGGGCCAGATACTGCGCCGCGAGCTCGCGCACATCTGCGCTGGGTTGATCGGTGCGTGTGGATTGACCGTAGCTGAGCGAAGGCTCCGCCGAGTCCTGGGCGTGCGCGCTCCAACTCGCGACGATCAGCGCCGCGGTTAACAAGGTACGCAGTGCGGGATGGGGCATGAACTGTCTCCGGTGGGAATTTTAAGGAGCGCCATCGGACGGCCGTCTGACAGCGAGCTGAGAGTGTACCCATGAGGTTATGTGGCTAGAAACCCTGTCGCGTCGAAGCCGCAATTCGATGCCACGTCATCCATAGCTTGACTGGTGCTACGTCGCTCTTACGCTAGACGGAAGGCTTGCGAATACCCCATTCGCTTGCAACAGCGCCTGATTTGAAATCAGTGCTCATTATCTATCACCTAGTATATTTAATCGGTATAAATCACCAGTCAGTGAGCAGGGAGCCGGCGTCGCTGGCGCGCCGAAGTCCAGCCATATTTGCCACGTCGGTGGGGGCGGGGTTACAGCTACTGGGTGGGCGGTGGAGACAAGCGACCTATGCGCCAATAGGAGCACTTGGCCACGGGTACACCTCACGGGATCGCGATCTACCTTTGAGCAGCGGGAACTTGAGCGGGCGCTCCTGCGGAGCCGCGGGAGAAGCCTTCGCCCGTTAGTCTCAGCGCAATGCTACGCGGCCGGGGAGTGGCCTGCGGGTCCAGTCGTGCAACTGGTTCAGCCAGGCAGCCTCGAACTCATCGCCGGGCTCAATCCACCGGCTTTCCCCCGCCGGCCCCCCGGTGGGAATGCCGACGACCAGGCCGTTAGGGACCCGGACCTCATTTGAGGTGAGTTCGGCGATAGCGTCATCGACCGACACAGCGTAGGGGCCTCCCCCACGTTTCTCCGCGTCACGCGGGGACAGGAAGAGCACCCCTTGGCCCCGACCCTGATCGTCGTACGTCACCTTGGCTGGCGTGGGGTCGAACAATGGGACACGCGGGCAGATCCACTCGACGACGCGTGCCGGTAGTGGGCCCGCGTAGCAGAACTTAATCGCCCTCAAAATGGCAAGAGGCCAAGTCGCGTGGCGATCATCGTCCGCCTCTAGCAGATCGGGTTGCACGTAGTCCGCGGCATCGGCATCGCCAACCTCGTAGCGCACGGTGTGTCGGCTCACGTGGGGGCACGCTTGAAGGTCGTAGTACGCAGACTCGCTTCGTCGTCCGATCACCCACGCCCGCTGACGTGCCGCTCTCGCGTGACCGAGCCCATCTAGCGCTGCCGCCATCAGCGGCGTTTCCTTACCTGCCTTCCCATACACCTTCCTTTCGATCGCTTCGAGGTCGATTCGATACACGACTCGCGGGTTGGGTGAGGCACCCGCAGCTGCAAAGTGCATCGCCACGCACGGGTCGCTGGTGACATCTATAAAGTAGGTTGGAAACCCGTAGTGCTGCGGCCACCCGATCGCGCGCAAGGGATCCGTAACGTAAACGTTGATCGCCACGGTTGCGAGCTCTGTGAGCAACGTCATCACGTGGGATTCATTCGCAGTGAAGATCTTCCCCTCCTGCATGCGGCCCCAGCTGGAAACGGTCGAGGGAAACACGGCTGGCTCGCCACGAAAGAGATACTTGGGCACTTCCGTCGTTCCGGTTGCCCCGAGCTCGAAGCGCGTCAACGGTCTGTGGGTCTGCGAATTCTCCCAATGGTGGCGGAAAGTGCGTTCAGCGTCGCGAAGCAGTCGGGCTTGCAGCTCGGCGAATGAGCGAATGCGGATTGTCCGCCGATACGGCCACAGGCGTGTTCGCAGACCCCACACGTGTCGGAGCCGTTTCGCGCCATCGTGTAGCACCGAACGCTCAGCTCTGAGTCGCACCATCGATTACTCGTTGGGTTGGTCTTGGTACCGGCTTGTGTCTTCCACCTGAGTCCCTGATGGCCAGCGGCGCACTGGTGGCAAGTGGCGGTGGAGTCGGCGGCGAAATCGCAGGCGCCTTGTGCCGATTTTGGGTTACCGTACGCCTGTCCTGTCAATAGCCCAGAGGCCGTATCCCGGAAATCGCGGTGGACCGATCATGACCACAAGCGAGCTCCCCGAGACCGACAGTCTCCCCGAGGAATACGAGCGCCGAAGCACTCGACGGTAGTCACTCGATTTCACCCCGGCGCTTTGCGCAACGCAAAGCGCCCGATGGCGAACTGCCGCTCTTGAGTCTCGGTCTATCTGAGCGACGGCCAGGTAAGGAAATCGGACGTGGGCCAAGTGGTTGCGCTGGGCGGTGCCGACCCTGAGAGCC
The Pseudomonadota bacterium DNA segment above includes these coding regions:
- a CDS encoding FRG domain-containing protein encodes the protein MPKYLFRGEPAVFPSTVSSWGRMQEGKIFTANESHVMTLLTELATVAINVYVTDPLRAIGWPQHYGFPTYFIDVTSDPCVAMHFAAAGASPNPRVVYRIDLEAIERKVYGKAGKETPLMAAALDGLGHARAARQRAWVIGRRSESAYYDLQACPHVSRHTVRYEVGDADAADYVQPDLLEADDDRHATWPLAILRAIKFCYAGPLPARVVEWICPRVPLFDPTPAKVTYDDQGRGQGVLFLSPRDAEKRGGGPYAVSVDDAIAELTSNEVRVPNGLVVGIPTGGPAGESRWIEPGDEFEAAWLNQLHDWTRRPLPGRVALR